A single window of Pyrus communis chromosome 10, drPyrComm1.1, whole genome shotgun sequence DNA harbors:
- the LOC137747925 gene encoding uncharacterized protein, translated as MHKDVTVPIIIESDLFGNEHTTFIGGDDIIQFCSMAEISTVCISIYIRQLWSTLKKNNLDGMFGFVDPGRISQKAGKKEQRSNALALRLQNCKKGQLIFALYNKGFHWLLAIIDPYEELVYYMDSLNWIQIDPGMKNIVELALKMFKAQKGIKGQKNINWKVVKCPLQEGTVECGYYVMKYMKEIVDDPNCSIITKISTTFKEKATYTQQEIDALRIEWAEYVDDFIPIDETLD; from the exons ATGCATAAGGATGTTACTGTACCTATCATTATCGAATCTGACCTATTCGGAAATGAGCACACAACATTTATTGGTGGAGATGACATCATTCAATTTTGTTCCATGGCTGAAATATCGACTGTTTGCATTTCAATTTACATCAG GCAACTTTGGTCAACGTTGAAGAAGAACAATCTTGATGGAatgtttggatttgtagatCCTGGCAGAATTTCCCAAAAGGCTGGCAAAAAGGAACAAAGATCAAATGCACTGGCTCTTAGATTACAGAACTGCAAAAAAGGACAATTAATTTTTGCTCTGTATAACAAAGG GTTTCATTGGTTGTTGGCTATTATTGACCCCTATGAGGAATTAGTGTATTATATGGACTCGCTTAATTGGATACAAATAGATCCTGGAATGAAGAACATTGTTGAACT AGCATTGAAGATGTTTAAAGCTCAAAAGGGAATAAAGggtcaaaaaaatattaattggaAAGTAGTAAAG TGCCCTTTGCAAGAAGGAACTGTAGAATGTGGATATTATGTGATGAAATACATGAAGGAAATCGTTGATGATCCGAACTGCTCAATTATTACCAAGATTAGTACTACT TTCAAAGAAAAAGCTACATACACTCAACAGGAAATTGATGCATTAAGAATAGAGTGGGCTGAGTATGTTGATGACTTCATCCCAATAGATGAAACACTAGATTAG